The following DNA comes from Castor canadensis chromosome 4, mCasCan1.hap1v2, whole genome shotgun sequence.
ggggtttgaactcagggactcatgcttgtgaggcaggcattcttaccacttgagccactccactagccctgaaCCTATAATTTAATACATCATAAAAGGATCCATATTTTAAACGAattattattacaaaataaatgcaCATTTTGAAATTACAGAGATAAAAGTGTTTGGAATCCCACAACCTATCATAACGAGGCTTATTGTTTTCAATTATTATACATAATCTCAATATCTAATAcactatttatataacattttttacataaatttttaaattatcattggGCACACATAGTTGATATCTggcattttcatttacttagtatTTTAATTATAGGTTATTATAGttgactttcttgtcttttccctACATTTCCTAAGACAGATGGTCTTTCCATACAAGTTAATGCACATATTTTGTCTTTCCTGTTAGTCTGAACactatattttatagataaatcctctttaaataaatactgaaatacaAAGATGGCAATGTCAACTAAATGATCTGAGCTTTAATAATAAAACCTTTTAAATGTATGTAGATCCAAATATATAACAAACTATTAGAACTTTAGTAATTAGTTAGAACATtacattttcaatatttaatgctactatttttctttaattaaaacattATAGGAATTAGTCTTCTTAAATAAGTCATGTTTGTCCTGCATTAAATCAATTAATGTTTTTACCAAGCTCctttataatgataataatggaaataaacctatttttaatatttacattatGCAAGGCACCATAAAATCAATGGAGATGTGAATGAAGCTGGTGGACTTTGTATATCCATGCCAGTTTCTAGTCTGTAGATCAGAGACTGTAAATTGTTTACCAGGTTAAATTCAAATGACATCTACattgttttacaaaaatatgaaCTGTTTACTATTACTTCACATTGGAAACTGTCACATAAAAGTTCAAATTTCTGACCTCATCTCACATACTTAAGGTCTGACCATTCTGGGTTGGAATTGCTCATTCCCACCAGCCACCAATTCACTTGAACTTAGTAGCAGTCGCTCCATTTAGAGAGGGCTTACCTCAAGTTTTCCACAGACACCACCCAGTTGACCTCATTCAGGTTACCTGCCTGGATTTAGCAAACACAGctcactaaaaaaagaaataaatcacaaAGCAGCAAGAAAAACTGCTCATGgtgctgtgttttcatttaataggtactaaatatatgaagaaaataaaaagaaaaaaatactacaatGAAAGAGAAGTTGGGTAAAAGGAAATCTCTGACTTCATTAGTGACctacattattattaatatttttaatgttgtaTCTGGGTAGACACTGGATGATTATGTTAGCATAGACTAATTTGCTCACTTGCTGTATGTCTACCCCCATCCTTTGTCCTTTTGAAGTACCTCCCACGAATGTCCAAGACAACTACCTCACATGGacgtctttttctttattcaaagaaCAGCTTGTCTgaggggttgataccagtgggagaggggaaggagatggggaaagacatgggagggtgaatacagagcaaatactgtgttcacatgtatataaatggaaaatgatacctgttgaaactattcaagaaaTAGTGGGAAGGAGGctacaggagaatgatggagtgggtgcattcaagtttgatatatttgatatattgtaagagcatttataaatgtcacaatgtacccccaaccagtacaacaataaaaaaagaacagcttGACATATTGTTATTAAAATGCGgatctttctttgatttttacaaAGGCTGAAGAGATAACTTTAACAATTGGCCAAGCATTCGACTTAGCTTACAGGAAATTTCTAGAATCTGGAGGAAAAGACGTGGAAACAAGAAAGCAGATCTCAGGGTTACAGAAAAGAGTGAGTAAATGAAGCTTGTTGTTTCACACTTGTGTCATGTAAGTACAAGGAAACTTGCATATCATCAAACAAATTTAGAAGACCTGCCATTAAATTTCCCTCACACTGATTGGAACTGCTTTCACTGTGTTCCTATAATTTCTCATTCCTGATCCCCTGCACAgtttttaactattttatattGAATTCCCACAAGAGCTTAGTGTTCTCATGTGATTTTGCTTCACTTCCTGATGCTTCTCATGGGGATCAgagcagcagaagcagcagatGCTGGGTAAGTGGTTTCCCATGCAGATCAGATTCCTTTATAATTGAATTACACCCTTTCTCCACTCTTCATGATCATCATGAACAAGTTTCATGATGTCATGTGGTTGCACTTCAAGATTTTGGATACTGATTACACAGTGCAACAAGAAAACACAAAGATGACATGTTAGGAacatacaattaaaatatattttaaatttaatgtctTTCCAGTGAACTAGAATTCTTCAACATGTCCCAAGCTTTATCAAGTAATTTTCTTCCTTGTGCACAAGTGGACATTAAAATTCTAAATAGTATAGAATGCTATTTGTCAAAGCCAATATTCCTAAgataaaaaaattctgaaaattattcaataaccattttctttttagaTCCAAGActtagaaacagaaaacatggatcttaaaaataaagtacaagATTTGGAAAGCCAACTAAGAATAACTCAAGTATCAACATCTCCAGTaagtatattaaatatgtatacatgttcCTTAGAAACAAGATTTTTGGGTGATaaggtatttctggatcataagATCTGCAATAATTCAAATAATACTTTGTGATGAGTAATTTAAAACTAAATATGAATAGAGATGAAGCCTGGTAAACAAGGTTAATTAAGAACGTGATTACCTAGGTAGATCAGTCCTCAGTCATTTCCGTGCTATTCTTTATCTTATGTTTTCTAAGATAACTTAGACCTCAGTTTTGTCTTAAGGTTTAATATACTTTTGCTTTTTATAGCATATTAGTTCTTTCATTCCAGTTGGTTAGTGTTTACTGAGGTTAGCTGCAATAATCCATGTTAGTCTGTCCCTACAATGCTGAACTTCATATAGGAAATAACAAGATTGAATATACTTACTTATATTAAATAGAAAGGGTTCCCACTGGGAGTGAGGCAATTGTGTTCCAGACACTAAAATGAGTGTTTTTCTCTGGGGAAAACACTCAAGTATTTAcagttaaattatttatttctgatgtgttgcaaTTTTGAAATCCTTTTCCCAGTACAATCTGTAATTCTACTTTTACATGATTTTAGCAAAGGGAATTTTTGGGTGGAAGGTAAAATTtaaagcaagttttttttttcaaggtgaaATGTATTTAGAACATatctacatatatgcatatatacatatgtacatatccaGGATAGttcaccacaaagaagaatggctCTATGAGAAGCTTGATTTATGGCTTCAAACTTGTCATGCCCTGGAAATGGGTGAAAGTTTTCTTTATTCTAAACTCACACTTTTCCATGCTACATAGTGAAAGAGTTGCTATTTCCTTTGTTtgatataggatttttaaaagtaGGAATGATGTAGCTAAGAGAGACTGAGAGTGAGGTGCCTATGTACCTCTGATATGTAAAGTCAGGTACTGGAGCATCCTCCTCAGGTTCTGACTTTATTacaatattcctttttattttatctctgtACTGTTTGATGTTTACtaagattataatttttttcttgcctcTCTCTTCCAAAGAGACAGAGTATCAGCCAGATTCCTTCTTTAACTTTTGGCTCCAAAAAGGAACACTCACCCTTCAGAGTCTTGTTGAAAGTTTTTTACACCCATGCTGTGAAACAAAGTTTGAGAATAATAAAGAAGTTACTTTTTTAAGGATTCTTAAGAGGGTAGCTCTTCCTGGAATTCACCACATATGCTCTGGTTCAGTCTTTGTGTTGACAATGGACCAAAATAGATGCATTGCCATTTTTAATGTAATGGTGTATCCTTGTTcagtgtattctttttctttgagaaagaaaaagttgagaACATTGTGTTGAAGGGCAAGATTTAGGAGGAGTAAAGATGCTTGGGCATATTGATAAAACTGCTTCCccttgcctttatttttttctctccccaaagCAGACACTGCCTTGACTAGCAGTAGGCTAAATGAAAAGAGGTTGGGTCAGGATTGGGGTTATGAATGTGCACTGATGATCTCTGATTACCGAGTCTGCAGCAGAGATGGTAAAGGATAGAAGTAATGATGAGTCAGtccttgttttagtttctttgacCATCTGGCTAAGATAGCTCTTATATGCAGTAAGCATGAAGATGGTAAAGGATAGAAGTAATGATGAGTCAGtccttgttttagtttctttgacCATCTGCTAAGATAGCTGTTATATGCAGTAAGCATGAAAGTATGAAAATTAAATACAGGCTGTGAGTATCTGAATTTATTCAGTAATTGTTATTGTATAGttacataaaacaataaaattattataatagtCATTAAAATGAATTAGTTCTTGTGAGGTTGGGCCATTTAATAATTAAGTGTTGTAGTCATCTCAATTCTGAATCTATCTGAATAAAATACTTCATATACTACAActcaaaagttaaattaaaaaagaaatcatatttttacatttaattgatGTGTAGAAAGTGTATCATTGATACAAATGAATTGTAACTTAACAATCTATATTCCTTTTCCATAGTAATTTATTGCCTTTGCAACAGTAATATCTTTGCCTATACTTTTTATTTCAACTTCAAAAATTACTTGTTATGTAAATTTCCAGCTCCTAGTGTCTGGAACTGCTGAAATTTAAGTGTAAGATTAAGCGTTAATATTCACAATGTAAATTGATGACATATTTGATCAAGtagttttggaaattttattaCACATATGTgttaacatgattttttttaaagagctcaTTGATaagttttatctttcattttgaatttcagtTATGTGGCTATGAAATAAACTAATGTAACACTAAGTATAGCTGTATTTATTTCACATCTGTTATAATGAGCTCCCAAATTATTaaaggtaaaagaaataaatttgttacCTGAAATTATTAACTATTAAATGTTGCCATGCTTATAGATATCCACTTTTAAGACTTATTATTGATTCAAACTATAGAAATCTTATTGGATAagcaatgaaaattttaaataattaaagtatAAGTGTGCCATTGTCTGCacttaaataaatttctgttaagtCTGAAATATTTTACATCTGTCCTTATGAAATTGAATACTGGTTTTATGGGACACATAGCCGGAACACAAAGTACTTCACAGAGTGCACCCATGACTAGCAAAGTAAATGCTTATTCAGTTCGTAATCCTGTAAATGAGGGTATagattttagttgtttgttttgaCCTCAGAGAACTGAAGGATACAATGCCTCCAGACTATTGAAGTTGTCAGCAGTTTGTTTAAAGGATTACAGGTAGTGGTCAACATATTAAAGAATCATTGAAATGAACTATGTATCCTATTATGCACATGGAAATTATAATGCAGGTAGGTTTAGTGTATACAGTTAACCTGGTTTCAGATTCTTGGCAAAATTTCTGTGTTGTATTAAGAGGAGTCCCCAGAACAAACACTCTTCATAACTTTATGAGCCCAGCACAGAATGTTTAGGTGTCTCGCTCAGTTAGTTCAGTCGTGGTTTCCTTTTCTGACAAATACCCTTTGGTAGTGACCATAACATATATCTCTGTATTACACTGAGATCATAGAAGTCTTTTCAGTAGctttagatattttaaatgaacatttaGATACACTGAAAAGTTTCCGTTACTTGACTTTGCTGTTTGCTTTTTGCTGTGTTCTGGTGGTTTGGCAAAGGATTAGAGGTTGGGTTTTCTACCATTTGGTACTAATTATCTAGGAACAATCTGATTTCCATTTATTACATTCACATGGCAGtgttgcttgtatttatattagaAAAAGCGTTTATTCTGCCCTGCTAGCCTCCTGAAAACCTCCAGAAGATTGTTACATTATAAAATATGGGGATAGAAGTTAAATCAAATTGTTACTCTTAACTCATATCTGAGTGCTTGCATTTTACTTTGCTAGCTCTAGAAGCTTTTAACCAGATCAGACTATTGGCAGGgagttaaatgaataaaattgtagTTCTGAGGAATACTGGACTTTCTATTGCTGAGTAAAATTGATGTCTCCCTTTCAGTTAAACCCAGTGTTAGATAAAATTCTACTTTTACATAGTCAGCTGTGTAGCCACTGATTGCACTTGATAAGACAATTATAACCTAAAATGTGTACTTCATTGTGGGTAAACAAACctacttatttaattttctttagtgCTTTCTCAACTGGTTTTGAAGTCAGGATGGGCAAGAGCAGATGATGAAAACTCACAATTACACAAGAAGCCAAACATGAGTCTTTAAACAAAGGCATAAAGTTTAAACATGAACATCGGTACAAGAACATTTGGTGCCCACAAGGCATGATTACCAGGCCCCGACTTCACTTTCATAATTGTTAGTTGCTCCAAAGATGATTTGAAAGAAGTTACCCTCATCTAAAAGGaagttaattctttctttttccagttcTGACTAGGAGCACCTGGTCAAATCATTTGGCCACTCTTTGACCCATATTTCTTTTCATGATCGTGTACTCTTAACTTACAGCTTCCTGTAGGAACTGTAAGATAATAGGTCTTTTAACTAAGAAATTAATATAAACCAAGTGTAGATCTAGAagcctaaaaaataaatttttggcaCCATAAGTCCTATATTAGTcaactaattatttttaaaacttatttaaaaagtgATGATGGGAATGTGCCATAAGAACAATCTTTAGAGCATGACTCAGCCTGGCAATCTAGAAAGATCTGCCAGAATACTTTACATTACTATTATCTTGCTTTTCATCAGTGTAATTTCTTAAttacaaatttttaattaaattttaattaaaatatctccatttaaatttaaggaatttatttttaaacatttttattagtatatgaatTATATGGGGAgcttcattatggcatttccatgtacacatatattataccccagtttggtttatcctttaaggaatttatttttaaaatttaaatcttaaatGGAATCTTTGACTTGTACTATTTAAACATTTatgataaatcatattttaatctGGAAGTTGGTTGCTTTATATTTAAAGTTAAGTCTGGATATTTGTATTTCCAATGCAATTAatagcacaaaataaaattatactatcCTAATATTTCTAAAGACATTACTGCAGATCTGTTTAATTTTAATgcaggtttttttgtgtgtgtgtgttgtattaaGTGTTTTCAGCAGTTTACCTTTACTGTGAGGTTTATCAAGTAAGATTTTCATTGGCTGCCTCAAAGTCCTATTAGTATTGAAAATCTTCTACAGTGTGACTTGTACCTGAGGACCCAATGTGTAGTCTTTTGACCTGATCATCGGAAATGAACACGCCTACTAGGCAAAGTTTTATGGGAAAATCTGCCTTCCCCACCAGCGATTGTGCACAATTTCACAATTTGGAGGATTTGAGTGAAGTACTCAGATACCACTGACCAACCATGTTCATGTGCATATCTGCATTTCTAACCTTTTGGGGGCTTTGACTGAAACCTCTCTTCAAATGCTTCTGTTCAGACAGCCTTATTCTGGGGCCTTGGAGACACTTTTCTCCTTTATGACTCAGTATTCAGTACTTTTCTACTCCTagccttctccttttccctctccttggCCCCTTGTCCAAAAACCCTTTAGGAGCCTTTTGTTCAGGTCATTCAGCAATGAGCCAGTGCCCTATTTCTgccatgatccttctgacctTTGCCCAGGGTCATTTTCTGAGGAAAAGTGGAGTATTGTTGGAGCAGGCACCTTTTCAGGCCTTTTGCCTATACTCTTGCAGTAAGTAAATAAAGGCTTAATTATTAATTCTGTTTTGGCTGAATTAATTGACAACTGTGACATCTGTCAGCTAAGCTTTATCTAGCTCAGCTCTCCATAGTAGGATTCCATGCTTATAAAGGGAATAATCCCTAAATGTCTTCCAAAGACTCATGTTCAGACCAGGTTTACTGGACTTATCACTCATTATCTTTATACTTTCTTTGAGATTCTTGACAACTCTACCTTTCCAGAACCTAAACATCCTACTTTATAGAAGTCCTCACTACTTATAGGAAGGACGTAATGACTAGTGTCACGTTGAATTTTAGCTCTGCTTCTTAGCTCATTGAAGAGTAAGTCCCAATGAATCTAGGTCCTAATTCTTTATGTGCCTGTTGCTAATAAGATCATATTACTATTGCCATTAGTAATAGTTACCAACAAGGTTTTGAGAATTAAATCTAAAATGCATATTGTAGCATTTTTGACAATTGTATACATTGATTTAGAAGAGTTTACTCCTACTTCAGTGATTGACTATCCTTTCTCTTCCCATTTCATCACACAAAGaccctctccaaaataaatctcagaatttcctcattttcttctctactgttttcctctcccttcctagTGAGTCCAATATTCTATGTAaagtaataaaatgtaatattgtCAAACTAAACAACCAAGAATTTCAAGACTACCACAAGAAAATCAATGGCAGTAAAGTTAATGTGAGACtatcttattttaataaaacaccCTTTTGCAAATAAGTTTTCACCTTACTTTTCCCTTCCTccatactttctttcttttcttagcatatttctttttctgtccttcctttaCAGCTGCTGCACAGAATGTCTGACCATGAACCACCTGGGTTTCAGAGATGCTCACCCTCTTTCTGGAGTAATAGTGATGATTCACCTCCCTGTCTAAATATGTCTTCCATTTCTGTCCCTCCTGTCAACTCATCTGATTCCAGACTATCACAGAGACTGTTAATACCACCACCTCCTAAATGTGGCCTTCCCAAGCCAGTCAGTGAAAGCAGCATTCCAAGACCTCATGTAATTTGCaaagcagaaaattatttttattatccccctcaatttttaaattcttccagAATGTGTCGTTTATGTAGCAATAAAAAGTTAGGTATTCTTAAATTCATGTGATGAGATCTGGAGCCTTTGTGTGCCAGTTTGACTTCCTTTAGTTCCCTGTTATCACAGTTTCGAGTAGAGTGGAGATAGTATAGAaatccaaaaaatgaaacaagataACTACTTCATACAACCCATCAGACAGAGCCTTTGGGAAAGAGATCATTGGGGCCATGTACAAAAGCAGTTTCTGCATATTTCAATGAAAATAATTAGCAATGTCTATACTGATCTGCATTAAGTCTAGATTGAATGAGGTAAAATTGGGACAGGAGGATTACTGTCTTTTTTAAGGTGCTGAGActtgaaaagacaagaaaaggaaagatgagaTGCTGGAGGAATAAAAGGCAACAGAGTAAAGACATATTTGGctagttgttttgttgttattgacaGGTAAGATTTGAGTATTTTTATATCCTGAGCAGGAAGAGAGATACTGAAGTCAAGGAAGAAGGATCTGGTGATTAGGAGAATATTCCTGAATAAGAGGAAAGGGGTGAGGGACACAGTAAGCAAATTGTTAAAGAAAAGATACAGTAATTTTCCTGCAAGAAAAAATTCACTAAAATCATTTTAACTGAATAGTAAATTCTCAGTCACTCTCTGCATATAAtcagcctccatatttttttacCACCTGCATCATATACGAAACACAAGTAAGTGTATTCTGAGAATTCTAACTTCAACATGAACCACTCTATGCAATCTCTTCCTGGTCTAATAGAAGAAGTAAatttcctctatttctcttcAGAATGggaattctcttttatttctaatcAGATTAGCTGGTTTCCACAGGAGATTCTACTTATATATTTCCCTTGTTTGAAAAAATGAtgattatttcattttcccactATTTCTTGGCTACATTTCcataggattttctttttctctatatttattCAATCCTGACCCAGACTGTATCAGATAATTCAATAATTTTGGTGGCGCATTGGTGATTATTGATTTGTCTTACAAGGAAGTTCCATATAGGAAAGATGGTGGTTTCCCGGAATGAAATATACTACTGTGAATATCATGTTGTCATCATTGTACttagaaacataaattaaaatatactctacttttaagaatataaaaaatttaattgtatttGAATGTTTACAGTTCAGAATGTGAGTCACTTATGTTCattatttctgtttaaaatttgCAAACTATGCAAAGTATATTGTGGGAATCACTCTTTTATGTAAATTGTTTCTAACATGTTTCTAATTTTGATACAAATGGCAattatttctagatatatataaTCCAATATATCTTGTGTATCCATCTAGAATAGTACTCTCACGATCTTTTTCCGTCaacttcaagaattttttttttttagaaattttctatgcttttttGCAGATAGCATTTGGCATAACAGTTTGGACCATATGAATCTGTTGATACTCAGATTTATCCACAAAATGGCTATGATTCAATTGAGTTTGTTCATATGTGTTCCATGCATTTGAAATACTTGTCATTGTAATGTGCTTGCATGAAACACCACCCTGACTCATATTATCATATTACAGGTAGGCAGTGTGACATCCAAGTCACCTTCCACTGACGTCTTTGATATGATTCCATTTTCTCCAATATCGATACCTGCTCGCAACGGCACACAGCCACCTCCTGTTCCTACTAGATCTGCAGAGATTAGTAAGCTTTCTAAATCAATCAATATTTCTTGCTATATTTGGGTATATTTTACATGTTTAATTGACACTTTGTGAGAAATTACATATCTTAACAAACTCACCAGAATTTTTTATTGAAGTAttaagtatttatatataaaccAAATTCAGTTAATTCTATTTTAGTTTGTAATTCAGAGTATATTACTAAAGACATCTCTGTTTGCAATTTGAACCTGTTgtatgaaaaatgacattttggtatTGCTTTATTTAAATCATAATGAaattaattatttgtttatttcatttagggttttatttttaacGTTTTACTTACTCAAAATAATTGTCAGTAATTATTTCAGccttttaaatatgtttaatagAGTGATTTAAATATTGCCATTATAGAACACACAGAGATTCTTggtagaaaaatatgtaaatcatATGATTTGTTTATATATTAACATTATGTAAGGTTTTTTCTTTGATATCCAAAAGCTTTTGTGCTTTATCGCTGTATATCTTTAAGTAATATCAGTCTCTTTTTTGATAAATTAGAAAACATCCAAGAGacgtttgttttctttattcagttttttttattagtttataatagttgtataggggatttcattgtgacatttccatatatgtgtacaatgtatcCCAGTTTGGTTTGTCCCtcccccctccattattcttcctcttcttgaTAGATGTTCATTTTCAATGTCTTGGTTGTATCCTGATCTGCGCTCTACCACAGAAACTGCTAGAATATTTCCCAGTGACCAAGAATCAATTGCTAAGCCCAATGggaaactgaagaaaagaaacatttatattttatgactTATTTCATTCTCCCTAATTCACACTTGGTCATTTTGGATATAATTCTGAAGTTTTTGCTGAGGACTTTAATAAAAGGCAGTTTGGATAGTACTTTGTTTCCCCTTGTAGAACTTAATAAAGTACAGTGCTTATCTTGAGTCTTCAACACATTTCGGAGGACcaatttgtaaataaaaagttACAACATTAGAGACTTTAAAAATcagctaataaaatatttcaaagcatCAACTCAAAAGATACGTTGGAAAAGACAAGGATTTTTGactaggaaataaaagaaaaatagacaatggGATGACATCAGACAGGAAATCTTTTACACTGTGAAGAAAACAAGAACCATCTACAGAATAGAaggaattattttcaaattatacatCAGATAAGGAAGTCAAACAGCTCAGAAGCAAAAAACCAACTGAACTAAAAGTGGGAAATAGGCCTAGATAGATATTTCTccaagaagacatacaaatggtcaatatTACTAATGACGTGGGACGTGCATATCAAAACCATAGTGAAATAGCACTTCTCTTCAGTTAGAATGGCAATAGTCAGAAAGATGAAAGACAGCATGTACTGACACGGATATGGAGAAGAGGGAACTCTTGCACACTATGGCAAGTACTGACTTATTAGCCATCATGAATACAAATATGGAGGTTCATCAGAAAATTTTAATAGAGCCACCTATTCCAGTACTTGGcatttatccaaaggaaatgaaatcagcctGTCAGAGAAACATCAGCATGGCCATGttagaactattcacaatagccaagaaatggaaacaaccttaGTGTACTTCAACTGATGACTCAATAAGGGAAATGTAGTACATACACATAGTGGaacattattcagtcataaaagaataaaattctgtcattttggaGATTGCCAGGTTAagagaaataaaccaggcacaaatAGACAAGTACCACCTGATTCCACccatatgtagaatataaaatcattgatctcatagaagttgacaGTAGATTGATGGTGACAAGAGAGTAAGGAGAATAGGTAGAAAGAGGGACAGCGAGAGTGGACCAGTGGGTTCTGAGTTACAACTTGATAGCAGAAGTTCTGACGTGCTATTGTATGATAcagtactgtatatttcaaaaagctggaAATATGGGAAGTTTTTGATATTTTCAACATAAAGAAATAAGGTTTGAAGAAATAGATTTGTTTAATACAATTTAAAcattacattatatacatatctatcaataatacataatattcaataaatgcaatttttatgtttttattggttaaaaataaatttattttaaattcttaaaaatatttttaatacataaggtgaaatatattttaaaatttttcttatatgttttttgccaatgaaaaataatttttcaaggaaATAATCCATGCATGATATACATGTCAGAGTGTTTTATAAAATCCCAACACTCTGATATTATGATTGAGTAGTTTTTACTTCTGTGAGTATTCCCATACATTTTTCTTTGCCCCATCTTTCACTTTTTTAGATTTCTCTACAGATTCACTCATTTACTAAATGAGAATGCATCTTTAACATATACTAGACTTCAGCTACtgctgaaatttttttcatttaaaaatatcttattgATATATCCAGGTACTATACACAAAATAAGAGTGCACTTGCTTAGTGAATCTGTACTGCTACAAAAAGATCACAGATCCTGTGCAGAACTGTGCTGAGTACTCGTATACTTTCTGCCTTAAATATGATATTTCTTGCATTAACAATTTAAGAAACATACTCTTACCAGTTTCTGGCAACCACTATTTTGTTCTCTTCTCACAATGAACAAATttaattccattttcattttcattgactatgTGTCTCCTCTTGAGTATGAATCAGACTTTGTTTAATAGCTGTATTCCCTAAGTCTGTGAAGGAATGGACTTGACTCT
Coding sequences within:
- the Gulp1 gene encoding PTB domain-containing engulfment adapter protein 1 isoform X3, which translates into the protein MNRAFSRKKDKTWMHTPEALSKHYIPYNAKFLGSTEVEQPKGTEVVRDAVRKLKFARHIKKSEGQKIPKVELQISIYGVKILEPKTKEVQHNCQLHRISFCADDKTDKRIFTFICKDSESNKHLCYVFDSEKCAEEITLTIGQAFDLAYRKFLESGGKDVETRKQISGLQKRSSRSSRCWIQDLETENMDLKNKVQDLESQLRITQVSTSPLLHRMSDHEPPGFQRCSPSFWSNSDDSPPCLNMSSISVPPVNSSDSRLSQRLLIPPPPKCGLPKPVSESSIPRPHVGSVTSKSPSTDVFDMIPFSPISIPARNGTQPPPVPTRSAEIKRDLFGAEPFDPFNCGAGDFPPDIQSKLDEMQEGFKMGLTLEGTVFCLDPLDSRC